Below is a genomic region from Echinicola rosea.
ATCCTCATATGCCTTTAATTCACTTTTAATAAACCTTGATTAATTTTTAGCTGATCAATAGGTATAGCTACTATTGCCCTCGATCAAGTCCACTTTATTGATGTAATTGGTGATGGTGCAGAACGCATTATCGGACCTAGTGGCAATCCGCTGCTCATTGGTATTCAACAGCCCCATGTCCGTGTCCATATTCAACCATTGGAGTGAACTGCTGAGCCGGCCGTCCAAATAGGTCTTGGTTACTGTAAATTAGTGTGAAAAGGAACTACTGTCTTTAGCTTTGCCTTCACACAGTCAACAAAATAATTCAGTGACCAATGGTGGCTTAGGCTAGAGTAAATTTTGAAACCCGAATGTGCATATTTTGAATATACTCAGCTTGAAGAATCAATCGCACGATTGTTCTATACACCATTGATGTTGTATTTTTAAAGGTTGTCCCGCAAAAACCTTCCACCAAGAGGTGGGATTGAGCTCTATCCCTGATCCCGGCACGATAGATTTTCCGGATCCCACATTAGCGTAAATGCGCTTGAGGCAGGTGTCATGATAGATGGTGTTTACCCTACTTACAAGGTTTTTAATATCACTGTAAAAGACCGTGGGATAAACATAATTATCACCAAAATCCTTGACCAG
It encodes:
- a CDS encoding TonB-dependent receptor, giving the protein MWRSRSNRGESIRAVNQPLYSLSDSMLVKDFGDNYVYPTVFYSDIKNLVSRVNTIYHDTCLKRIYANVGSGKSIVPGSGIELNPTSWWKVFAGQPLKIQHQWCIEQSCD